In a single window of the Platichthys flesus chromosome 5, fPlaFle2.1, whole genome shotgun sequence genome:
- the haspin gene encoding uncharacterized protein haspin: protein MKPVKALFLKTYGKQRRKLPAWVSPENRKRVFDSTDSADGDISVFEPANLPRIRERSTSVARRRGARAAKKKAMLCLTEKTFDEESFNNEEIIVIPSPPPPQAPQQSKTTRGKKTCVSSGRVRPAKRKAVSSLTENSSDEENIGRPYPQCPQPAKQSKTSRKNQLTSVPGVLIRQKKKQVPVTIESEEDSRVHHRSVGRFVTRRRCGAVVQPKLQKMIVSILNSSDDFTSGALRSNHTRLHTRRKRKVPPVFLVSSPENSVNAAGTSSFATNPLREISLNESADCSVGPSPRNPIFCSTPSAGSFSKHPHLKPIPINDKSSSPPSMSVSSTGVISTFQEDLNSPGQPVSEPHSALSTELHSEVKLLSSLGEQVPHLHHHKELSGDVFTDYTSTNKRSSCSEDAKSYSENSKTRNGDDLSSLNQLSSDSENGCEFVSAAGGLEWLIEALKDQCLTKLCTVQLERLDILTMTQLCSQTTYSSCLGLLSSDDDPLSVGSSQTPFDLHLSVTDNTTRDHFVLINSFESTGQAVSVTEPSLDSCKQPPECSSASVFYDESTHHAESSVDFIMDTHLRANGPVKTLFTEAKAAAVKDKCLAKKCTIQLEILTLPQMTKHEDSSLPCNNRSDSLDAVKSENDYTHNIDDPDVLSCSGDSTEGMSVSDGQSINSSCHPVAHTESSDPETEEKAAVISMLKEKCLSVKPAVEIKRLTLSQLRHKKRKSPSAMSDPASAEQIQNDHQSVSDANLCHENTNLKVSRKKWSSTSSEEKISSDKEVVKSSCDVLPKRQKLSLAPRDKKMRSTSADQPGTTRKACVSGLSVSRWKNKSSTRTRAGDVKPVDCSINDLISTKHKPQRELGTVMNFSTPVKVNPLNLSSLLADFTPNTHTWSRLKAALSVHRKVHLSSSHLSGSPGRTALAELSQDLFATPFRTLLPRHLQSQLCHDSPCEDADLSDAEKVYAECGQKHPLPWEESILPHRMKRCVKIGEGTFGEVFSTTNASGDTVALKIIPVEGSEKVNGEAQKIFGEILHEIIISKELSSLKEKKQNQTHSFIGLNDLHCVRGCYPPDFLNAWDKFDQQKGSENDRPDFFEEDQLFLILEFEFGGVDLENSNGTLASLAVAKSILHQVTAALAVAEEELHFEHRDLHWGNVLVKTTKQKTGSFLLNGTVHSLETKGVLVRIIDYSLSRLAIDDLTVSCDISKDEELFMGQGDYQFDIYRLMRQENGNNWNGFHPHTNVLWLHYLCSKLLSMKYRSSGGRGAKDVRAALTRFYDNILQYSSASEALHTCPMFQ, encoded by the exons ATGAAGCCGGTCAAGGCGCTGTTTCTGAAGACGTACGgtaaacagaggagaaaactGCCCGCGTGGGTTTCACCGGAAAACCGCAAACGGGTCTTCGACAGCACCGACTCTGCAGACGGTGACATCTCCGTGTTTGAACCCGCAAATCTGCCGAGGATAAG AGAGAGGAGCACTAGTGTTGCAAGGCGTAGAGGAGCTCGTGCCGCCAAGAAAAAGGCCATGCTATGTCTGACAGAGAAGACCTTTGATGAAGAGAGTTTCAACAACGAGGAGATCATCGtcatcccctctcctcctcctcctcaggcgCCTCAGCAGAGCAAGACAACAAG AGGGAAGAAGACTTGTGTTTCCAGTGGTAGAGTTCGTCCTGCCAAGAGAAAAGCTGTGTCCTCTCTGACAGAGAACAGCAGTGACGAGGAGAACATCGGCAGGCCTTATCCTCAGTGCCCTCAGCCTGCTAAGCAGAGCAAGACAAGCAG GAAAAACCAGCTCACGTCTGTACCAGGAGTTTTGATTAGGCAGAAAAAGAAGCAGGTTCCAGTGACCATCGAGAGTGAAGAAGACTCGAG GGTTCACCATCGTTCTGTGGGCCGCTTTGTAACTCGCCGCAGATGTGGAGCTGTTGTCCAACCCAAACTCCAAAAAATGATTGTCAGTATACTTAACTCCTCAGATGACTTCACTTCTGGAGCCCTTCGTTCCAATCATACCCGTCTGCatacgaggaggaagaggaaggtccCTCCAGTGTTTTTGGTGTCGAGTCCGGAGAACTCAGTGAATGCTGCAGGGACTTCTAGCTTTGCCACCAACCCCCTCCGAGAGATATCCCTCAATGAGTCAGCAGATTGCAGTGTCGGACCTTCCCCCAGAAACCCCATCTTTTGCTCTACTCCCTCAGCAGGATCCTTCAGCAAACATCCCCACCTTAAACCCATCCCCATTAATGATaagtcctcctctcctccatctatGTCAGTGAGCTCTACAGGTGTCATCAGCACATTTCAAGAAGATTTGAATTCACCAGGGCAGCCTGTCTCTGAACCACATTCTGCACTGTCCACTGAACTCCACTCTGAGGTGAAGCTGCTGTCAAGCCTTGGTGAGCAAGTACCACACCTGCATCACCACAAAGAGCTGTCCGGTGATGTGTTTACGGAttacacaagcacaaacaagAGGAGCAGCTGTAGCGAGGACGCTAAAAGCTACAGTGAAAATTCAAAGACAAGGAATGGCGATGACTTATCAAGTTTAAATCAACTTTCTTCAGACAGTGAGAACGGCTGTGAGTTTGTGTCCGCAGCAGGAGGGTTGGAGTGGCTGATAGAGGCTCTGAAGGATCAATGTTTGACCAAGCTCTGCACAGTGCAGCTGGAGAGATTAGACATCCTAACCATGACTCAGCTCTGCAGTCAAACAACCTACTCATCCTGTTTGGGACTTTTGAGCTCAGATGATGATCCACTGTCAGTGGGCAGCAGTCAAACCCCATTTGATCTCCATTTATCAGTGACTGATAATACAACCAGAGATCATTTTGTGTTGATAAATAGCTTTGAGTCCACTGGACAGGCAGTATCAGTGACTGAACCTTCATTAGATTCCTGCAAGCAGCCGCCGGAATGCTCATCAGCCTCAGTGTTTTATGATGAATCTACTCACCATGCCGAGAGCAGTGTTGATTTTATTATGGACACACACTTAAGGGCCAACGGACCTGTGAAAACACTGTTTACTGAAGCGAAGGCTGCAGCAGTAAAGGACAAATGTCTTGCAAAGAAGTGCACCATTCAGCTTGAAATATTGACCTTGCCACAAATGACAAAGCATGAGGATTCGTCTTTGCCTTGTAATAATAGGTCTGATAGTTTAGATGCAGTCAAGTCTGAAAATGACTACACACATAACATTGATGACCCAGACGTTCTCAGTTGTTCAGGAGATTCCACCGAGGGAATGTCAGTCTCTGATGGACAGTCAATAAACAGCAGCTGCCATCCAGTCGCTCATACAGAGTCCAGTGATCCAGAAACCGAAGAAAAGGCAGCGGTTATCTCAATGCTGAAGGAGAAATGTCTATCTGTCAAACCCGCTGTGGAGATAAAGAGATTAACTCTATCACAGCTGAGACACAAAAAGCGTAAATCACCCTCGGCCATGTCTGACCCAGCCAGTGCTGAACAGATACAGAACGACCACCAGTCTGTAAGTGATGCTAATCTCTGTCATGAAAACACTAATCTGAAAGTCAGTAGGAAGAAGTGGAGCTCAACCAGCTCTGAAGAAAAGATTTCCTCAGACAAAGAGGTGGTTAAGAGCTCCTGTGACGTTCTGCCCAAAAGACAAAAGTTGTCTCTGGCTCCGAGAGACAAGAAAATGAGAAGCACTTCCGCAGACCAACCTGGGACCACGAGGAAGGCGTGTGTGAGCGGCCTGAGCGTGAGCCgttggaaaaacaaaagcagcacaCGCACAAGGGCAGGCGATGTGAAGCCTGTGGACTGCAGCATCAACGATCTGATCTCCACGAAACACAAACCGCAGAGG GAGCTTGGAACAGTCATGAATTTCTCCACCCCGGTGAAAGTGAACCCGCTCAACCTCTCATCTCTGCTGGCCGActtcacaccaaacacacacacctggagccGACTCAAGGCCGCCCTCTCGGTTCATCGCAAAG TGCATCTCAGTAGTTCCCATCTGTCAGGTTCTCCGGGGCGGACGGCTCTAGCAGAGCTCAGCCAGGATCTGTTTGCCACACCGTTTCGGACGCTGCTCCCCAGACACCTCCAGTCACAGCTGTGCCATGACTCTCCG tgtgaggACGCAGATCTGTCGGACGCAGAGAAGGTGTATGCAGAGTGTGGCCAGAAGCACCCTCTGCCCTGGGAGGAAAGTATCCTCCCTCACCGTATGAAACGCTGCGTGAAGATCGGGGAGGGAACCTTTGGCGAAGTCTTTTCCACCACCAACGCCTCAGGGGATACGGTTGCTCTCAAA ATAATTCCAGTAGAGGGCAGTGAGAAGGTGAACGGAGAGGCCCAGAAGATCTTTGGAGAGATTCTCCACGAGATTATAATCTCAAA GGAGCTGAGCAGcctgaaagagaagaaacaaaaccaGACTCACAGCTTTATTGGACTCAATGA TCTCCACTGCGTTCGAGGCTGTTACCCTCCGGATTTCCTGAATGCTTGGGACAAATTTGACCAACAGAAAGGCTCGGAGAATGACAGACCAG ATTTCTTTGAGGAGGATCAGTTGTTCCTAATCCTGGAGTTTGAGTTTGGAGGCGTCGATCTCGAGAACAGCAATGGAACG CTTGCATCTTTGGCAGTGGCGAAGAGCATCCTTCATCAGGTTACTGCCGCCTTGGCTGTTGCTGAGGAGGAGCTACACTTTGAACATAG GGACCTTCACTGGGGCAATGTGTTGGTCAAAACAACCAAGCAGAAGACTGGGAGCTTCCTCCTGAACGGAACGGTCCACTCTCTGGAAACCAAAGGGGTGTTGGTCCGCATCATTGACTACTCCCTCTCCAGGCTAGCGATCG ATGATCTGACGGTTTCCTGTGACATCTCAAAGGACGAGGAGCTTTTCATGGGCCAGGGAGATTACCAGTTTGATATCTACAGGCTGATGAGACAGGAGAATGG AAACAACTGGAACGGCTTCCACCCCCATACCAACGTGCTGTGGCTCCACTACCTGTGCTCCAAGCTACTATCCATGAAGTACCGCAGCTcgggagggaggggggccaaGGACGTTCGAGCAGCGCTCACTCGTTTCTATGACAACATCCTCCAGTATAGCTCGGCCAGCGAGGCGCTACACACCTGCCCCATGTTCCAGTAG
- the fam184b gene encoding protein FAM184B has protein sequence MASGAGKAAAQPPGPGSAVNGTAAEFANIEKELYDYQMHSKMCKKIAQLTKVIYSLNMKNEEQEAALQALSQAHHEELHRILMETCHEGEGSGLRTRLLGLQDSLDEQQRAGAQVQADFECFRIKAEERERETEVELRKKFEERLQAAEEELQEAKAKIGAAQEESLRLSKELHKAEEQIQELDAQCEVLHKAADEEEKRREEERQREDEQKKKEEEVKQTEDREDLERVKALLEEVKTLREEGARAEESRRRAVKEEQERCEQKMNDLTEEKEDLRKKMDAEWREERRRWEEREEEEKKGMHSALRERVKRAEAEAEGHLERLSESKRSTVKLQERIQDLEEELELDRKRVSEAEGVAKRADEELAVAKERLLLQEDELQSRAEELLNRGRCQVCVCLEVEELRSQVNRLQSRNRELELHSSGRNSDHARQIRQHAEALSSLRSEMVRAQTEELRRIQKHADDERDKLQKEIDKERENLQKEREREKDQLEKDRNRMRREREEEKEWLHKQGEDVKERLRQEKEEEVDRQRKELEVERVRVRSQLDKSIEQVEAEKANVQQRLEEEKRRLVEKAEEDRRRLKEQVRKAIEEVMRRHAAELHSVQEALSSEKKTNQEVCARSEEERRRAEELRSGLEKEREELRTKLKDSTDEISRLESGIQKQEKNERVAPEAAASCGPHCSRQEEELQQTRSRLARVQEEAERQRDRQQREVASLRADKHRLEEKVLEQSRLNTERSLLDPGQRHTEDRIRAECEDRLRAEFRIEMNAAVAESEQRWHNREQELQTQVTELQSQLTELEKQRAGQGDDCHGPPEIDRLRKEVQDTKEINKKLRDLLQEPQAQSLTEERQSHAAVLQTLERQAKEDLLSERNRLQTMHHLELDKQRAELTQQHTEWSRQMTQRHMQQIEDLQAQLQAHTQMMALQQDLKQQNQYQVFERQLDESRCSVLELQRENATLKKQLKERSAQKNPEVKEKEEETPELRKKRDAQLEEEAQRLKEEVEKLRVEMEKLEESQKLWEERKEEDGKEEEPDEERTKERDEEKRREEVEEIRREHKREMQSLVSEYSSAQTHLQARIVALENELREREERCKRREPRCDDLQLGRLQERLTEREQLIKRLVEERHQLQLHPPAAGDSSTLRLRDSKSRPGSVTPTMRRKRVESPPRVTSIPSAGPYDRSILLPQSSSSSSSSSSVHQHSSSTLPHQSTSHPQTTPHYSSSSLPHKHTSLSLGQQASPSLPRSTRSRTSCIPPTPAPTAPLPVCPSAQTGIRYVSPSCQEPHAHLQAQSIRGPYLEPRGTDGLKQEWFTKYFSF, from the exons ATGGCTTCGGGCGCCGGTAAGGCTGCCGCTCAGCCCCCCGGGCCGGGCTCCGCCGTCAACGGGACTGCGGCAGAGTTCGCCAACATCGAGAAGGAGCTGTACGACTACCAGATGCACAGCAAGATGTGCAAGAAGATCGCGCAGCTCACCAAG GTGATTTATTCTCTGAACATGAAGaacgaggagcaggaggcggCCCTGCAGGCCTTGAGCCAGGCCCACCACGAGGAGCTGCACCGCATCCTGATGGAGACGTGTCACGAGGGGGAGGGGTCGGGGCTGAGGACACGCCTGCTTGGACTGCAGGACTCTCTGGATGAGCAGCAGagagctggagctcag GTGCAAGCAGATTTCGAGTGCTTCCGCATCAAGGCCGAGGAGAGGGAGCGTGAGACGGAGGTGGAGCTGAGGAAAAAGTTTGAGGAACGGCTCCAGGCTGCGGAGGAAGAGCTCCAGGAGGCCAAGGCCAAGATCGGTGCTGCCCAGGAGGAGAGTCTGAGGCTGAGCAAAGAGCTTCACAAGGCAGAGGAGCAAATCCAGGAGCTGGATGCCCAATGCGAGGTGCTGCACAAAGCCGCTGAcgaggaagagaaaaggagagaggaggagagacaaagagaggatgaacagaaaaagaaagaggaggaggtgaagcaaaCAGAGGACCGTGAGGACTTGGAGAGGGTGAAGGCGctcctggaggaggtgaagacgcTGAGGGAGGAGGGCGCTCGAgcggaggagagcaggaggcgTGCGGTGAAGGAGGAACAGGAGCGATGCGAGCAAAAGATGAACGATCTcactgaggagaaggaggacctgaggaagaagatggacgCCGAGTGGAGGGAGGAACGGcggaggtgggaggagagggaggaggaggagaagaaaggcaTGCACAGTGCACTGAGAGAACGCGTGAAGAGGGCGGAGGCAGAGGCGGAGGGTCACCTGGAGAGGCTGTCCGAGAGCAAGAGGAGCACGGTGAAGCTGCAAGAGCGGATACAG GACCtcgaggaggagctggagctggatcGGAAGCGCGTGTCCGAGGCGGAGGGCGTGGCTAAGCGGGCGGATGAGGAGCTCGCGGTCGCCAaggagaggctgctgctgcaggaggacgagctgcagaGCCGAGCAG aggaGCTGCTGAACCGCGGACGctgccaggtgtgtgtgtgcctcgaggtggaggagctgaggagtcAGGTGAACCGTCTGCAGAGCAGGAACCGAGAGCTGGAGCTGCACAGCAGCGGCAGGAACAGTGACCACGCCCGGCAGATACGACAg caCGCGGAGGCCCTGTCCAGTTTGCGTTCAGAGATGGTGAGAGCCCAGACAGAGGAGCTGCGTCGCATCCAAAAGCATGCAGACGACGAGAGGGACAAACTGCAGAAGGAGatagacaaagaaagagagaacctgcagaaggagagggagcgggagaAGGACCAGCTGGAGAAGGATAGAAACCGGATgcgcagggagagggaggaggagaaggaatgGCTGCACAAACAAGGGGAAGATGTCAAAGAGCGTCTGCgtcaggagaaggaggaagaggtggaccGACAGCGCAAAGAACTGGAGGTGGAGAGGGTCCGCGTCCGGTCCCAGCTGGACAAGAGCATAGAGCAGGTCGAGGCGGAGAAGGCCAATGTGCagcagaggctggaggaggagaagaggaggttgGTGGAGAAGgcggaggaggacaggaggaggctgAAGGAGCAGGTGCGGAAGGCGATagaggaggtgatgaggagACACGCGGCCGAACTGCACAGCGTCCAGGAAGCTCTGAGCTCGGAGAAGAAGACGAATCAAGAG GTGTGTGCACGTtcggaagaggagaggagacgcgCTGAAGAGCTCCGCAGCGGACTGGAGAAGGAACGAGAGGAGCTGAGGACGAAACTAAAAGATTCTAccgatgag ATCAGTCGGCTGGAGTCAGGGATCCAAAAGCAAGAGAAGAATGAAAGAGTGGCGCCTGAAGCCGCCGCCTCATGCGGACCACACTGCTCCCGTCAGGAGGAAGAGCTCCAGCAGACTCGGAGTCGACTCGCCCGGGTTCAGGAGGAGGCTGAGAGGCAGCGGGATCGGCAGCAGCGGGAGGTCGCGTCCCTGCGGGCTGACAAACACCGGCTGGAGGAGAAGGTCCTAGAGCAGAGCCGACTGAACACGGAGAGGAGCCTCCTCGATCCGGGCCAGCGGCACACTGAGGACCGGATCAG GGCCGAGTGCGAGGACCGCCTCAGAGCGGAGTTCAGGATCGAGATGAACGCTGCCGTGGCCGAGAGCGAACAGAGGTGGCACAACCgggagcaggagctgcagaccCAGGTGACGGAGCTGCAGAGTCAGCTGACCGAG CTGGAGAAACAAAGGGCGGGCCAGGGAGACGATTGCCACGGCCCCCCTGAGATTGACAGGCTGAGGAAAGAGGTCCAGGACACCAAGGAGATCAACAAGAAGCTGAGGGATCTGCTGCAG GAGCCGCAAGCCCAGTCGCTCACCGAGGAGAGACAGAGTCACGCCGCGGTTCTGCAGACGCTGGAGAGACAGGCGAAAGAAGATCTGCTGTCTGAGAGGAACAGACTACAGACAATGCACCACCTGGAGctag ATAAGCAGCGTGCAGAGTTGACCCAGCAGCACACCGAGTGGAGCAGGCAGATGACCCAGAGGCACATGCAGCAGATAGAGGACCTCCAGGCTCAgctacaggcacacacacagatgatggCACTGcaacag gatttGAAGCAGCAGAATCAGTATCAGGTGTTTGAGCGACAGCTGGACGAGAGTCGCTGCAGCGTGCTGGAGCTTCAGAGAGAGAATGCAACGCTCAAGAAGCAATTAAAGGAGAG ATCAGCGCAGAAGAATCCTGAAGtcaaggagaaagaagaggagaccCCAGAgttgaggaagaagagagacgcCCAGCTCGAGGAAGAAGCACAACgtctgaaggaggaggtggagaagctgCGGGTGGAGATGGAGAAACTGGAGGAGTCGCAGAAACTCTGGGAGGAGCGGAAAGAGGAGGACGGGaaggaagaggagccggacGAGGAGAGGACGAAGGAGCGGGACGAGGAGAAGAGgcgggaggaggtggaggagatccGGAGAGAGCACAAGAGGGAGATGCAGAGCCTGGTGTCCGAGTACAGCAGCGCCCAGACGCACCTGCAGGCTCGAATAGTGGCCTTGGAGAACGA GCTGCGTGAGCGGGAGGAGCGCTGCAAGAGGAGGGAGCCGCGGTGCGACGACCTGCAGTTGGGGAGGCTCCAGGAGAGACTGAcggagagagagcagctcatCAAacgactggtg GAAGAGAGgcatcagctgcagctccaccctCCCGCAGCCGGGGACAGCAGCACCCTCAGGCTCCGTGACAGCAAGTCCCGCCCCGGGAGCGTCACGCCAACCATGAGG AGGAAACGCGTGGAGTCTCCGCCTCGCGTCACCAGCATCCCCAGCGCCGGCCCCTACGACAGGAGCATCCTCCTCCCgcagtcctcctcctcgtcttcctcctcctcctccgtccatCAGCACTCGTCCTCCACCCTCCCCCACCAGTCCACCTCCCACCCTCAGACCACCCCCcactactcctcctcctccctaccGCACAAGCACACCTCGCTCTCCCTCGGCCAGCAGGCCTCCCCCTCCCTGCCCCGCTCCACCAGGTCCCGGACGTCCTGCATCCCTCCGACCCCGGCGCCCACCGCCCCGCTCCCCGTCTGCCCGTCAGCGCAGACGGGGATCCGCTACGTGTCCCCCTCCTGCCAGGAGCCCCACGCACACCTGCAGGCCCAGTCAATCAG GGGCCCGTACCTGGAGCCGAGGGGGACAGACGGGCTGAAGCAGGAGTGGTTCACCAAATACTTCTCCTTTTGa